The following are encoded together in the Brassica napus cultivar Da-Ae chromosome A9, Da-Ae, whole genome shotgun sequence genome:
- the LOC106422020 gene encoding kunitz trypsin inhibitor 2-like, with translation MGNNKPLSFITLFLLVSAVAVSAGDEVEPVKDTNGNPLKSQTQYFIQPGSDKKGGGLVPASTDLTHLCPLGIVQTLLPFQPGLPVNFSNPSSQNDDVLTTNTDLIIEFQSPIWLCPSSKIWKVDTSSSSDKNYVTTGGSSSTRESFFRIKKYGNDESTYKLVHYESDSVIKGIGATTGFFGAPILVLNDDNDDKNVFPVKFREVDTSTENVFSKGLRMFPTF, from the coding sequence ATGGGTAACAATAAGCCATTGTCATTCATCACTTTGTTCCTTCTCGTGTCAGCTGTTGCAGTATCGGCTGGAGATGAAGTGGAACCCGTCAAGGACACAAATGGAAACCCACTCAAGAGTCAAACCCAGTACTTCATCCAACCAGGTTCAGACAAGAAAGGAGGCGGTCTTGTCCCAGCAAGCACTGACTTAACTCACTTGTGTCCATTAGGTATTGTCCAAACACTCCTTCCATTTCAGCCAGGCCTTCCTGTAAATTTCTCCAATCCATCTTCCCAAAATGATGATGTATTGACAACAAATACCGATCTAATTATCGAATTCCAGTCTCCGATATGGCTCTGCCCTTCTTCAAAGATATGGAAAGTCGATACCTCCTCAAGTTCTGACAAGAACTATGTAACCACTGGTGGTAGCTCCAGCACGAGAGAGAGCTTTTTCAGGATTAAGAAATATGGAAACGACGAAAGCACTTACAAGCTAGTTCACTACGAGAGTGACTCGGTTATAAAAGGTATTGGTGCAACCACCGGTTTTTTCGGAGCACCCATTCTTGTTCTTAACGATGATAATGATGATAAGAATGTTTTTCCAGTTAAGTTCCGTGAGGTTGACACATCCACAGAGAATGTGTTTTCGAAGGGTCTTAGGATGTTCCCTACTTTCTAA